One Parasphingorhabdus cellanae genomic region harbors:
- a CDS encoding HlyD family efflux transporter periplasmic adaptor subunit: protein MTAAASVEPERPLLPPLRQELRIEPGAALVTGAPSWTLFDPVRHLFFQLGRIEYRILSRWASGDLAKVNDDLVAEGLDEEEINNAFGQVVDFSLTNSLTVTPMGDTVASFTEQRETAKKAWWKWMLDNYLFIRIPIVKPAAFLERTIDKVAPLWSYPALTFFALLALTGLFLVSRQWDSFLASFLYFFSWQGLIAYGIGLFVIKILHELGHAYTATRFGCRVPSMGVSFLVMMPVLYTDTSGAWRLTSRKQRLMIDCAGVTVELMIAGLATMAWVLLPDGMLRSVAFILATTSWVMSLAINLNPFMRFDGYYVLSDWLGVPNLQPRAFALGRWRLREMLFALGDEAPEQVPDRLRRGMIVYAWMTWIYRLFLFIGIALLVYTLFFKLLGVILFVVEIAVFIARPVLSEFKVWASMKDRILATSRTRLLLVGSGITLLLCLLPLDRHISAPAVLTPIGASPIVAGDPGKIEKIFVKNGERVKAGTPLIQLSAPELEQSIAATKVRIANLQLQFGRGAADEIDLSNRMVLERELKQEQDQLSGLELRSERLILRAPIAGIVTDLSPDIHSGRWLGGAEPIAYIVTSDDYDIQAYVSEDDIWRISKDARGRFIPDDPVQASRAAMLVEKSTNAVERIDQPILASVNGGPIASDKDENILRPRAALYRVRLIASKKTYKDGEALQLTPGSVEISATGRSVAGALLDKVTRLFRSEASLSN from the coding sequence ATGACTGCCGCTGCGTCTGTCGAACCGGAACGGCCCTTATTGCCGCCATTGCGGCAAGAATTGCGGATTGAGCCTGGCGCGGCTCTGGTTACCGGCGCGCCCAGCTGGACTCTGTTTGACCCGGTGCGGCATCTGTTCTTTCAATTGGGCAGAATTGAATATCGCATCCTCTCCCGCTGGGCATCCGGTGATCTGGCGAAGGTCAATGATGATCTTGTCGCCGAAGGTCTGGACGAGGAAGAAATCAACAACGCCTTTGGTCAGGTCGTCGACTTTTCCCTGACCAACAGCCTCACCGTCACACCAATGGGTGACACAGTCGCGAGCTTTACGGAGCAACGGGAAACGGCGAAAAAGGCCTGGTGGAAATGGATGCTGGATAATTATCTGTTCATCCGCATCCCGATTGTCAAACCGGCGGCTTTTCTGGAACGAACGATCGACAAGGTTGCGCCGCTCTGGTCCTATCCGGCCCTGACCTTCTTCGCCTTGCTGGCCCTCACCGGCCTGTTTCTGGTTTCGCGCCAGTGGGACAGCTTCCTTGCATCCTTTCTCTATTTCTTCAGTTGGCAGGGTCTCATCGCCTATGGGATCGGCCTGTTTGTGATCAAGATTCTCCATGAGCTGGGCCACGCCTATACCGCCACCCGCTTTGGCTGCCGGGTGCCGAGCATGGGGGTCAGCTTTCTGGTGATGATGCCCGTCCTCTATACCGATACATCCGGCGCGTGGCGGCTGACCTCGCGCAAGCAGCGGCTGATGATCGATTGTGCCGGCGTCACGGTCGAGCTGATGATCGCGGGCCTTGCGACCATGGCCTGGGTACTGCTGCCGGACGGTATGCTCCGCAGCGTTGCCTTCATTCTTGCGACCACCAGTTGGGTGATGAGCCTCGCGATCAACCTCAATCCGTTCATGCGCTTTGACGGCTATTATGTGCTGTCCGACTGGCTCGGAGTGCCCAATCTGCAGCCACGCGCCTTTGCTTTGGGCCGCTGGCGGCTGCGTGAGATGCTGTTTGCTTTGGGCGATGAAGCACCCGAACAGGTGCCCGACCGATTGCGCCGTGGGATGATCGTCTATGCGTGGATGACCTGGATCTACCGCCTGTTCCTGTTCATCGGTATTGCGCTGTTGGTCTACACGCTGTTTTTCAAACTGCTCGGGGTGATCCTGTTCGTTGTTGAAATTGCCGTGTTCATTGCCCGTCCGGTGCTTTCGGAATTCAAGGTCTGGGCGAGTATGAAGGACCGGATCTTGGCTACATCGCGGACGCGGTTGCTGTTGGTTGGAAGCGGCATAACGCTTTTACTCTGTCTCTTGCCACTCGACCGCCATATCAGCGCGCCGGCCGTGTTAACCCCTATTGGCGCATCCCCGATTGTTGCCGGTGATCCGGGCAAGATCGAAAAGATATTCGTCAAAAATGGGGAAAGAGTGAAAGCGGGAACACCGTTGATCCAACTCTCGGCTCCCGAGCTGGAACAGTCCATCGCGGCCACCAAGGTCAGAATTGCCAACCTGCAACTGCAATTTGGTCGCGGCGCGGCGGACGAGATTGATCTGTCCAACCGCATGGTTCTCGAACGGGAACTCAAGCAGGAACAGGATCAGCTCAGCGGCCTCGAACTGCGCAGTGAACGGCTCATCCTGCGCGCACCCATTGCAGGGATTGTGACGGATTTGTCGCCGGATATTCACAGCGGGCGCTGGCTGGGCGGGGCGGAGCCCATTGCCTATATTGTGACATCCGATGACTATGATATTCAGGCCTATGTCAGTGAAGACGATATCTGGCGGATATCCAAAGACGCGCGCGGCCGCTTCATTCCCGATGATCCGGTACAGGCATCGCGGGCCGCGATGCTGGTTGAGAAATCGACCAATGCGGTGGAGAGAATTGATCAGCCGATATTGGCCTCGGTCAATGGCGGTCCCATCGCCTCGGACAAGGACGAGAATATCCTGCGGCCCCGTGCGGCGCTTTACCGTGTGCGCCTGATCGCCTCGAAAAAAACCTACAAGGATGGCGAGGCGTTGCAGTTAACCCCCGGCAGCGTGGAAATATCAGCAACAGGGCGTTCGGTGGCGGGCGCTTTGCTGGATAAAGTCACACGCTTGTTCAGAAGTGAAGCCTCGTTAAGTAACTAA
- a CDS encoding efflux RND transporter periplasmic adaptor subunit, whose protein sequence is MAASPPDSDPAPIAILPVASGAAPISGDANMLASLLQFEAEVRRQPGVAELHYHVANELRRILPYEQMFIARQPRIGDDFHIVCASSISSVDRNAPLIQAMEKLIAKLAKNDGLDRPHDFTLGAMSEDPALAEYPYGECRWQPLLDSEEKVFGGLLVMRETPFREGEGYRLTRLSETVSHSWRALTGDKPVKRIGRFGRKEKIGVMVALLVIALFPVRMTALAPVEVVAARPFMVAAPFSGVISRVHVAPNAAVEEGALLVSFDDVKLSNELKLAQEKLAVAKARVDRSTSTAFGEDDETREIATLRAEYELAQADYNFANDVMGLSQIKAPRAGMAIYSDRRDWEGRAVNVGDPILQVADPGQIALRIDLPAAEQMALDRGSRVKVWLDAQPLWAIEGKVEHASYQARQTAEGILAFAVTAQPTSGNPRIGSRGTAKLYGEWVPLIYSLLKRPIASFRQTIGL, encoded by the coding sequence ATGGCCGCCAGCCCTCCTGATTCCGACCCTGCACCTATTGCGATATTACCTGTAGCCTCGGGAGCAGCACCGATATCCGGTGATGCTAATATGCTCGCCAGCTTGTTGCAATTTGAGGCTGAGGTACGCCGCCAGCCGGGCGTCGCTGAACTCCACTATCATGTTGCCAACGAACTGCGCCGTATCCTGCCCTATGAGCAGATGTTTATCGCGCGCCAGCCGCGCATTGGAGACGACTTTCATATCGTCTGCGCCTCCAGCATTTCATCGGTAGACCGCAACGCACCGCTGATTCAGGCGATGGAAAAGCTGATTGCTAAACTGGCCAAAAATGATGGGCTGGACCGGCCGCATGATTTCACCCTCGGCGCGATGAGCGAAGATCCGGCACTGGCGGAATATCCTTATGGCGAATGCCGCTGGCAGCCTTTGCTCGACAGCGAGGAAAAGGTGTTTGGCGGGCTGCTGGTGATGCGTGAGACGCCGTTTCGCGAAGGCGAAGGCTATCGGCTGACACGGCTTTCCGAAACTGTTTCGCACAGCTGGCGGGCGCTGACCGGAGACAAGCCGGTCAAGCGCATCGGCCGCTTTGGCCGCAAAGAGAAAATCGGCGTGATGGTTGCACTGTTGGTTATCGCACTCTTCCCGGTTCGCATGACGGCATTGGCGCCTGTCGAAGTGGTCGCGGCGCGTCCGTTCATGGTCGCCGCCCCGTTTTCCGGCGTCATTTCGCGCGTCCATGTCGCCCCCAATGCGGCGGTCGAGGAAGGCGCATTGCTGGTGTCTTTTGACGATGTGAAGCTGTCCAATGAACTGAAACTTGCGCAGGAAAAACTGGCCGTGGCCAAGGCGCGGGTGGACCGGTCCACCAGCACAGCCTTTGGCGAGGATGACGAAACCCGCGAGATTGCCACTCTGCGCGCGGAATATGAACTGGCGCAGGCCGACTATAATTTTGCTAATGATGTTATGGGATTATCGCAGATAAAGGCGCCACGCGCAGGCATGGCGATTTACAGCGACCGGCGCGACTGGGAGGGGCGCGCGGTCAATGTCGGCGATCCGATCCTGCAGGTGGCCGATCCAGGCCAGATCGCGCTGCGCATCGACTTGCCCGCCGCCGAACAGATGGCGCTAGACCGCGGGTCGCGCGTGAAGGTCTGGCTGGATGCGCAGCCACTCTGGGCGATTGAGGGCAAGGTGGAACATGCCAGTTATCAGGCACGGCAGACGGCGGAAGGCATTTTGGCTTTTGCGGTGACAGCCCAACCGACTTCGGGCAATCCGCGCATTGGTTCGCGCGGCACGGCGAAGCTTTATGGCGAGTGGGTGCCGCTCATCTATTCATTGCTCAAGCGCCCGATAGCGAGCTTTAGACAAACTATCGGCCTATGA
- a CDS encoding efflux RND transporter periplasmic adaptor subunit: MSEETGDGTPDIEEKSKAPWLWGGGIALAAAIGVGVASSGDGPNWSSNEAARGTTEEKAAETAEAEVKKPEPRPDPDVRGVIKPKQESTVASRMTARITSMPFGKGQSFRRGALLAKFDCSAIRAELKAAQAAANAYNVTYKTNVELDQYEAIGKNEVAVAKANLGKANAEANAIKANLTDCAVYAPFSGTVVEEIAGRGEIAASGQPLLTIQSGGDLEVELIVPSNWLTWLRPGADFTFKIDETGADVTGQITRLGASVDPVSKTIRVTGNVDKTESLVLPGMSGTGLFVKPSDKPAQSAAEKASSAAPAKPEAAKSEAAKADGRQPS, from the coding sequence ATGAGCGAAGAAACCGGAGATGGTACTCCGGACATAGAAGAAAAATCAAAAGCCCCATGGCTTTGGGGTGGCGGCATTGCGCTGGCCGCAGCCATAGGCGTGGGCGTTGCCAGTAGCGGCGATGGCCCCAATTGGTCGAGCAATGAAGCGGCAAGGGGCACCACGGAAGAAAAAGCGGCAGAAACTGCTGAAGCCGAGGTGAAAAAGCCGGAACCCAGGCCTGATCCGGACGTACGCGGCGTGATCAAGCCCAAGCAGGAATCAACCGTCGCATCACGAATGACCGCGCGGATTACGTCCATGCCCTTTGGCAAAGGACAGAGTTTCCGCAGAGGCGCGCTGCTCGCAAAATTTGATTGCTCAGCCATTCGCGCAGAGTTGAAAGCTGCGCAGGCGGCGGCCAATGCCTATAATGTGACGTATAAAACAAACGTCGAACTCGACCAATATGAAGCGATTGGCAAAAACGAGGTCGCGGTGGCAAAAGCCAATCTCGGCAAGGCCAATGCCGAAGCCAATGCGATCAAGGCAAACCTGACCGATTGCGCTGTCTACGCGCCGTTTTCCGGAACGGTGGTTGAAGAAATTGCGGGTCGCGGAGAGATTGCGGCGAGCGGCCAACCGTTGCTGACGATTCAGAGCGGCGGCGATCTTGAGGTTGAGCTGATCGTACCCAGTAACTGGCTGACCTGGCTGCGCCCCGGCGCGGACTTCACTTTCAAGATCGACGAAACCGGTGCGGATGTAACGGGTCAGATTACCCGGTTGGGCGCTTCGGTAGACCCGGTGAGCAAGACCATCCGCGTCACCGGCAATGTCGACAAAACCGAGAGCCTAGTCCTTCCTGGGATGAGCGGTACCGGCTTGTTTGTGAAACCGTCGGACAAACCAGCACAGAGCGCGGCGGAAAAAGCATCGTCCGCTGCCCCAGCCAAACCTGAAGCAGCCAAATCAGAAGCAGCAAAAGCCGATGGCCGCCAGCCCTCCTGA
- a CDS encoding TolC family protein, with protein sequence MKHTLSISALALLAGCAVNPKPLTPTQIDTTARENIVAVDAEQEPVTAPINLYEAMARALKYNLDYKVELMEEALKNRELNLSRYDMLPQLVANAGYAGRNNFSGASSLSLITRRQSLEPSTSSERDIFTGDLSLSWDVLDFGLSYVRSQQKADEFLISQERRRKVANRIIEDVRTSYWRAVSAERLLTKLKELEGNVSTTLDNSERLAERRMSAPLTALTYQRELVQIQAEIRKLQRELVVAKAQLAALMNLRPGTNFSLVLPDRTENLPAVKYSGEDMMMTALKNRAELREVSYRQRINSKELDAALLSALPSFRGILGVNVDSNDFLFNNNWFQYGAQASWNVLNLFKIGPKKKAIRAQDDLLRQRELALTMAVMTQVHVSRARFGHLQEELQTAEHQHRVQDKILYQIRAGHKAGAMSQQTLLREEMNTLVAEVKYDIAYAEAQNAYANLFASMGIDDFAPDLTGREDVSTLTASLTNLWQEREAAMTLDQ encoded by the coding sequence ATGAAACACACTCTGAGTATTTCGGCATTGGCCTTACTGGCTGGCTGTGCGGTTAATCCCAAGCCGCTGACGCCAACGCAGATCGACACGACCGCGCGCGAGAATATCGTTGCGGTGGATGCCGAGCAGGAGCCGGTGACCGCGCCGATAAACCTATACGAAGCCATGGCCCGGGCGCTGAAATATAATCTCGACTATAAGGTCGAGCTGATGGAAGAGGCGCTCAAGAACCGGGAGCTTAACCTGTCGCGCTACGATATGTTGCCGCAACTCGTGGCCAATGCTGGCTATGCCGGGCGGAATAATTTCTCCGGTGCAAGTTCGCTGTCTTTGATCACCCGGCGTCAGTCGCTCGAACCGTCAACCTCATCCGAACGGGATATTTTCACCGGCGACCTGTCGCTCAGCTGGGATGTGCTCGACTTTGGCTTGTCCTATGTCCGTTCGCAGCAAAAGGCGGATGAGTTTTTGATCTCTCAGGAACGCCGGCGCAAGGTTGCCAACCGGATTATCGAAGATGTCCGCACCTCCTATTGGCGCGCGGTCAGTGCCGAACGGCTGCTGACCAAGCTGAAAGAACTGGAAGGCAATGTCAGCACCACGCTCGACAATAGTGAACGGCTTGCAGAACGCCGCATGTCGGCGCCGCTCACTGCGCTCACCTATCAGCGGGAACTGGTCCAGATACAGGCAGAAATCCGCAAATTGCAGCGCGAGCTGGTGGTTGCCAAGGCGCAGTTGGCCGCCTTGATGAACCTGCGTCCCGGCACCAATTTCTCGCTGGTATTGCCAGATCGCACCGAGAATTTGCCCGCCGTGAAATATTCGGGCGAGGACATGATGATGACCGCGCTGAAAAATCGCGCCGAGCTGCGTGAGGTTAGCTATCGTCAGCGGATTAACAGCAAGGAACTGGATGCTGCACTGCTTTCGGCCTTGCCAAGTTTCCGCGGCATATTGGGCGTGAATGTCGATTCCAACGACTTCCTGTTCAACAATAACTGGTTCCAATATGGCGCGCAGGCGAGCTGGAATGTGCTTAATCTGTTCAAAATAGGCCCCAAGAAAAAAGCGATACGCGCGCAGGATGATCTGCTGCGGCAACGCGAACTGGCGCTGACCATGGCGGTGATGACACAGGTCCATGTATCGCGGGCGCGCTTTGGTCATTTGCAAGAAGAATTGCAGACGGCTGAACATCAGCACCGGGTGCAGGACAAGATCCTCTATCAGATTCGCGCGGGCCACAAGGCAGGGGCCATGAGCCAGCAGACCTTGTTGCGCGAGGAAATGAATACGCTCGTGGCAGAGGTAAAATATGATATAGCCTATGCCGAGGCGCAAAATGCCTATGCCAATCTGTTCGCATCCATGGGCATAGATGATTTTGCCCCCGACCTGACAGGCCGTGAGGATGTCAGCACATTGACCGCATCCCTGACCAATTTGTGGCAGGAACGCGAAGCGGCGATGACACTGGATCAATAG